The DNA segment TGTCTACGGTGGGGAGACTGGCACTGGTGTGTTCCTAGGGTTGCAGCACCCCATGCTGTTCCTGTAGTgttatgggtgctgtgggaccATGAGCACCTGCATCCCATGCATCTATCACCTGACCCCAGGTGGGTCAGGGAGGGTTTGGAGTACCTGCGGCACCCAAAAATTACATCTGTCCTCAGCACAACCTGCCAGAGCTCAGCAGCATCCGGGAAGAACATTAATGTGAGCACAGGGCCGTGCTGGGACGGATCCACCCGGTGATGGGTGCTCATCCCTGTTGTTGTTGTCTGCGGTGTGAGCTCGCATTGTGTGGCAGCCTGTACAAAGCGCCCTTTCTTGCCCTTCTCTGTCTCCCCTCCATCCGCTACAGTGAGGGATGGCTGAATGGTGGGGCTGCCTCCCCAAGGGGACCCATCTACATGGGACCCCCCTGCACTGCCCCAGTGTGGTGCCTTGCTGGGCAGGACCCCATCTGCTGTAGGGTGCCCTTCCCAGGGGTGGCACCCAGGCTCCCACCTGCTCTAATCACTGCACCCCACTCCCCTTTGAAGGGAGGCCCTGCTTCCCCCTGGGGGTCCCACCATTCTCCCCTCCCAGCCATGGGCAGTGGCCACCCAGCAGGACCTCTCTTGCTGGGCACGGGGAGGGGGGGTGTGAGAACAGAGGCCCCTTTGTGCTCGGGCGCCCGGACCTGCTTTGTATGAGTTGCAGGCTCTTCCTTCGCTGCAGCCGGGCTCCAGGCAGAGCTATtcagtggggggggggcaccacCACTGCCCTCCCCCTCCTTGGCACTGCTTGTGCATGGTTGGAGGGGGGGCTGGCATGAGGCGGGGATGTGGAAGGATGCTGGGGACCACCCAGCCCTGTTTGCTGGCCATGACCCTTCTGatggggctggcagggcagtCCCTGTTAACACACCTCACATCTCTCCACAGAACGGCGCCGTGCCCGGGGAGCGAGGCAAGCAGGACAAGAGCGTCAAGCGTGGCAACTGGGGCAACCAGATCGAGTTCGTGCTGACCAGTGTGGGCTATGCCGTGGGGCTGGGCAACGTCTGGCGCTTCCCGTACCTCTGCTACCGCAATGGGGGAGGTGGGTGTTGGGGGGCCGGGGAGTGGGGTGCCTCAGGGCAGGGGTGGGGGTCCCATGTGGTGCTTGCCAGCCCCAGGCTCACTGGGGTGGTGCAGGGTGCACAGTTGTGCCCAAGGGCATTGCACACTCTCACCCCCTGGTTCCTGCCCACCAGGTGCCTTCATGTTCCCCTACTTCATCATGCTGGTGTTTTGCGGTATCCCCCTCTTCTTTATGGAGCTCTCCTTCGGGCAGTTCGCCAGCCAGGGCTGCCTCGGGGTCTGGAGGGTCAGCCCCATGTTCAAAGGTAAGGAGCCACCCATCCCCACCAGCACGTGCCAGCATGGGATATCTGCTGGCACAGCCCTCGTCATGTCCCGCCTCGCACCCCATGTGTCCCCTGCCCATACACCCCTAGCACACCACACGGCCTCACACAGGCTCCTGTGTCTTGCACCTTGCACATGCAATCACTGCATGCATGGCATGTGTCCTCCGTACACACATCCAGCCTGGGCCACTCTGCCCTGCACACGCAGCCCGCCTGGCGTTCCCTGCACGCGTTACACACATCCCTGTGCACACGATGCATCTGCTGCGCAtaccccagccctgcactggCATCCGCTGCAGGCATTACACACACATCCCTGCACATGCCACACGTGTCCCCAGCgcatcactgctgcagaggCCACTCTGGTCCCCTGAACGCGCTGCAGGTTCCCATGGCCCCTCCAAGTGTGGGCACACTTCTGCAGTCCTCTCCCTGCACCATAggcagtgggtgctgtgccCACATGTATGGGTGCTGGCCCTGCTCAGAACTTGccctgccatggctgaaccctGCTGGCTCACCAGTGTGCTCCCATGCTGCTGGCTCCCCTGGCACACCCTGCACGCTACCTGATGGGTGACGTGACCAAATGTCACATTTGAATGTGGGCAGCCCACCCTCCTCCCTGTGCTTGTGTGGCCCTTGTCACATGCCACCAGGTAGCTGAAGCCCTAAAGACCCCATAGCCAGGAGAGACCCCACCCAGTGGTTCTCTAGGGCTTCAGATCCCAAaggttttcctgcagttttgtaTTCCATGCATCCCTTGCACATTGCCACACATCCCAGGGGACACAGCACCACCATGCTTGCTTGAAAGTACAGGAACGCATGCACAGTGCTCCCCACCCCAGTGCCACAGCCAGGCACATGCCTCAGCGTGgctgcaagctgctgctggcaccgcATGCTGCCCTCCCCACCACACCACAACCCCCTGTGCTGCGTGCCGTGCCGCACCGTGCCGCTCACCCCTCCCCGGTGCTGTTCCCAGGCGTGGGCTACGGGATGATGGTCGTGTCCACGTACATCGGGATCTACTACAACGTGGTGATCTGTATTGCCTTCTACTACTTCTTTGTGTCCATGACGCGTGTGCTGCCCTGGACGTACTGCAGCAACGCCTGGAACACGCCTGACTGTGTGGGGGTGCTGGATGGGAACCTCTCCAGCCGCGCTGCCCTCAACCTCGCCCTCAATGCCACGCAGAAGCGCACCAGCCCCAGCGAGGAGTACTGGAGGTactggggatggggagaagggatGAGGGAGGTGATGGTGCTGGTGGGGCCGTGCTGACACCCACTGCCCCCCATGCAGGAGGTATGTGCTGGACCTGTCTGATGACATCGGGAATCTGGGCGAGGTGCGGCTGCCCCTCCTGGGCTGCCTTGGTGTCTCCTGGGTCGTCGTCTTCCTCTGCCTCATCAAGGGTGTCAAGTCCTCGGGGAAGGTACCCATATGTTCTCCCTCCCAGCCCATCCCTGGTGTGGACATGCCCCCTCTGTAGATGGCCATTCCCCCTCTGGGCACATCCCCATCTCTATTGGGAATGTAGCTTCTGTTGTGTCCATAGTGCCACCTTCCCTGACCATAACCCCATCCCAGTCTGTAAGCACACCCTGTCCCAGGCCATATCCCTTTCCCGTGGCCCTGCTCCCTGAGGTGTTGCCCTGCAGGTGGTGTACTTCACGGCCACCTTCCCCTATGTGGTGCTCACCATCCTCTTCGTGCGAGGCATCACGCTGGAGGGGGCCCTCACTGGCATCATGTACTACCTGACACCCCAGTGGGACAAGATCCTTGATGCCAAGGTGAGCAGGGATGAGGGGCACTGGGTGGACAGGGAGGAATGGGGACATAGCACTGACAACCCCACTGCTGCAGGTGTGGGGTGATGCAGCTTCGCAGATCTTCTACTCACTGGGCTGTGCCTGGGGTGGGCTCATCACCATGGCCTCCTACAACAAGTTCCACAACAACTGCTACCGGTGAGTGCCCGACCATGGCTCCACCAACCCTGCTGCTGTCTGTTGGACCTGTCACCAGCCCAGACCTCCCCCCACAGGGACAGCATCATCATCAGCATCACCAACTGCGCCACCAGTGTCTACGCCGGCTTCGTCATCTTCTCCATCCTGGGCTTCATGGCCAACCACCTGGGCGTGGATGTCTCCAAGGTGGCCGACCATGGCCCTGGCTTGGCCTTTGTTGCCTACCCCGAGGCCCTCACCTTGCTCCCCATCTCACCCCTCTGGTCCATCCTCTTCTTCTTCATGCTCATCCTCTTGGGACTGGGGACACAGGTAGGTCATGTTGGGGCCAGTGTGCTGGGACAGGGTGGCAAGGTGAGACATGGTGAGATATGGTGGTGACATATtgccccctctgccccacatgCAGTTCTGCCTGCTGGAGACGCTGGTCACGGCCATTGTGGATGAGGTGGGCAACGAGTGGATCATCCGCAGGAAGACCTTTGTGACTCTGGGGGTAGCCGTAGCGGGCTTCCTGCTGGGTGTCCCGCTCACCACACAGGTAGGTGACCATGGAGCGGTGGTGATGGGGTGCTGTTGCCATGGTGATTGCCAGCTGACACCAACTGTTGCCATGACCACCCTGGTGGTGGTGACACCCAAGGCCTGGTGTTGCCATGCCAACAGTGGTGATGGTATCCAGACTGAGCATCACCATGCTGATCCTGGCATTGAGTGTTGCCATGCCAGCGGCTGTGGGTGTACCTCGGCTGTGCATTGCCATGGCAACCCTAGCAGCATGGCTGTGCTTTTGCCATGCCAACAGCAGTGGTACCCAATGGGACAGCTGTGCTAAATGGGTCCCTCTCACAGGCGGGCATCTACTGGCTCCTGCTGATGGACAACTACGCTGCCAGCTTCTCCCTGGTCGTCATCTCCTGCATCATGTGTGTGGCCATCATGTACATCTACGGTAGGTGGACAGCCAGCCAATGGGGAAGGGGGTGTTCTGATATCTAGCCAATCGGTGGTCTGCTGTGTGCTAACTGGCAAGGCTGATGGCCAATCAGGTGTGACCTGAGCAGCATGATGGGTCCCACTAGCCGAGATCTGGAGCAgatgctgggcagggactgGGGTCCCAACAGGCTCCCATCCATCTCACGCTGGGGCTGATGGCTTCTTGTCCCCCCCAGGGCATCGGAACTACTTCAAGGACATTGAGATGATGCTGGGCTTCCCACCACCGCTCTTCTTCCAGATCTGCTGGCGCTTCATCTCACCTGCCATCATCTTTGTGAGCATTGTGACTATGGGGCCTGGGGCCGTGGAAGGAGGATGCAAAGAGCCCACCTGGGCAGTCTGCTGGGGTGGagggtgctgggctgcagaagagcagtggggatggggcagaggaAGGGTGACTGGGGGGACACAGAGCAGGCTGGCTGCTCCTCAGGCTGATCTGATCTGGCTGATCCTGCCTGTCCTTCCGCAGTTCATCCTGGTCTTCACAGTGATCCAGTACCGGCCCATCTCCTACAATGACTATGTCTACCCCACCTGGGCCATCAGCATCGGCTTCCTCATGGCACTTTCCTCTGTCATCTGCATCCCCATCTACGCCATCTACAAAGTGTGCTGCTCTGAGGGGGACACACTGCTGGAGGTAGGTGATTAGGGTGTAGACCCCCTTGTCCATGTCCCACCTGGGACTGCCTCTAAGGCTGTCCTTCACTTGCCTACACACCCGCAGTGGCTGTGAGAACGCAGCATCCATGGGGTATCCCATCTCGAGGCTCCAGTGGGAGGGCAGGGCAAGGGGAGCATGGTGGGTGCTAACCATGTCCCCTtgctctccttttctctctagCGCTTGAAAAATGCTACCAAGGCAAGCAAGGACTGGGGCCCGGCGCTGGCAGAGCACCGCAGCGGCCGCTATGCCCCAGCGTTCAGCCCCTCCACTGAGTCCCACTTGGAggtgcagcccctgcagccgGAGAAGAGCCGGAGTGAGG comes from the Melopsittacus undulatus isolate bMelUnd1 chromosome 6, bMelUnd1.mat.Z, whole genome shotgun sequence genome and includes:
- the SLC6A9 gene encoding sodium- and chloride-dependent glycine transporter 1, producing MADKCSEGLLNGAVPGERGKQDKSVKRGNWGNQIEFVLTSVGYAVGLGNVWRFPYLCYRNGGGAFMFPYFIMLVFCGIPLFFMELSFGQFASQGCLGVWRVSPMFKGVGYGMMVVSTYIGIYYNVVICIAFYYFFVSMTRVLPWTYCSNAWNTPDCVGVLDGNLSSRAALNLALNATQKRTSPSEEYWRRYVLDLSDDIGNLGEVRLPLLGCLGVSWVVVFLCLIKGVKSSGKVVYFTATFPYVVLTILFVRGITLEGALTGIMYYLTPQWDKILDAKVWGDAASQIFYSLGCAWGGLITMASYNKFHNNCYRDSIIISITNCATSVYAGFVIFSILGFMANHLGVDVSKVADHGPGLAFVAYPEALTLLPISPLWSILFFFMLILLGLGTQFCLLETLVTAIVDEVGNEWIIRRKTFVTLGVAVAGFLLGVPLTTQAGIYWLLLMDNYAASFSLVVISCIMCVAIMYIYGHRNYFKDIEMMLGFPPPLFFQICWRFISPAIIFFILVFTVIQYRPISYNDYVYPTWAISIGFLMALSSVICIPIYAIYKVCCSEGDTLLERLKNATKASKDWGPALAEHRSGRYAPAFSPSTESHLEVQPLQPEKSRSEAEAASPVQGSNGSAHSQDSRL